A portion of the Segatella copri DSM 18205 genome contains these proteins:
- a CDS encoding chloride channel protein has product MVDWQKKHISDRQMTLILAFIIGLLASVAGYFLHGIVHEIQLLLTSGFNQSTYNLLFLLFPIVGIYLTMLFIKYVVRDNISHGITRVLYAISTKNSKLKAHNCWSSVVASGITIGFGGSVGAEAPIVLTGSAIGSNLGQIFRMDKKTMILLVGCGASAAIAGIFKAPIAGLVFTLEVLMVDLSMASLLPILISCVTATCFTYILMGSKSLFDFTLTNPWALDRVPACLLLGIFCGLVSLYFMRTMSACEGFFAKLSPYPYVKLLFGGLILSSLIFLFPSLYGEGYSAVNVLLKGQNVEDWGQVMSRSLFYGHNQLLILYIALVTFTKVFATSATNGSGGCGGTFAPSLIIGGFAGFLFARLWNVNQVGVYVPEQNFTLMGMAGLITGVMHAPLTGIFLIAELTGGYQLFMPLMIVCISSLLTISIFESHSIYALRLAREGKLLTHHIDKAALTLLGMQDVIEKDYHPVGPDLPMSKLVSEISRSNNNFLPVLDQAGVLLGVIDITKIRHIIFRTELYQHFTVRQLMMQPSAVLTEHDSMDEVMQKFDKTDAAQLPVVDVAGVLKGYISRTRIYSMYRQIVADMSAE; this is encoded by the coding sequence ATGGTGGATTGGCAGAAAAAACATATTTCTGACCGCCAGATGACCCTTATCCTAGCTTTTATCATCGGCCTTCTGGCGTCGGTGGCAGGATATTTCCTGCACGGCATTGTGCACGAAATACAGTTGCTGCTCACTTCGGGATTCAACCAGAGCACCTACAATCTGCTCTTCCTGCTCTTCCCGATTGTGGGCATTTACCTCACCATGCTCTTTATTAAATATGTGGTCAGAGATAATATTTCCCACGGTATCACCCGTGTGCTTTACGCCATCTCTACCAAAAATTCCAAGCTCAAGGCCCATAACTGCTGGTCATCGGTGGTGGCATCAGGTATCACCATCGGTTTCGGTGGTTCCGTGGGAGCCGAGGCTCCTATTGTGCTCACGGGTTCGGCCATTGGCTCAAACCTGGGACAAATCTTCCGCATGGACAAGAAAACCATGATTCTGCTGGTGGGCTGTGGCGCCTCTGCAGCCATTGCTGGAATCTTTAAGGCGCCTATTGCCGGACTCGTGTTTACGCTTGAGGTGCTGATGGTAGACTTGAGCATGGCTTCCTTGCTGCCTATCCTTATCAGTTGTGTAACAGCTACTTGCTTTACCTACATCCTGATGGGCTCCAAGAGTCTTTTCGATTTTACGCTTACTAATCCGTGGGCGCTCGACCGCGTGCCTGCCTGCCTGTTATTGGGCATCTTTTGCGGTTTGGTGAGCCTTTATTTCATGCGCACCATGTCGGCATGCGAGGGCTTCTTTGCCAAGCTTTCGCCTTATCCATACGTAAAGCTGCTCTTTGGTGGACTGATTCTGAGTTCGCTCATCTTCCTCTTCCCTTCGCTCTACGGCGAGGGCTATTCGGCAGTCAACGTGCTGCTGAAAGGACAGAATGTGGAAGACTGGGGGCAGGTGATGAGTCGTTCGCTCTTCTACGGGCACAACCAGCTGCTCATCCTCTACATCGCCTTGGTAACCTTTACCAAGGTTTTTGCCACCTCGGCCACCAATGGTAGTGGCGGATGCGGTGGTACCTTTGCTCCTTCGCTCATCATTGGCGGTTTTGCCGGTTTCCTCTTTGCGCGTCTTTGGAATGTGAATCAGGTAGGTGTCTATGTTCCTGAGCAGAACTTTACACTGATGGGTATGGCGGGCCTCATTACGGGCGTGATGCATGCACCGCTTACGGGCATCTTCCTCATCGCCGAACTCACAGGCGGCTACCAGCTCTTCATGCCGCTGATGATAGTGTGCATCTCTTCGCTGCTCACCATCAGCATCTTTGAGAGTCACAGCATCTACGCCCTGCGTCTGGCTAGAGAGGGCAAGCTGCTCACCCACCATATTGACAAGGCTGCGCTCACCCTGCTGGGCATGCAGGATGTCATTGAGAAAGATTATCATCCGGTAGGTCCGGATCTGCCGATGAGCAAGCTGGTGAGTGAGATAAGTCGCAGTAACAACAACTTTCTGCCTGTTTTGGATCAGGCGGGTGTGCTGTTGGGAGTAATAGATATTACGAAGATTCGCCACATCATCTTCCGCACCGAACTGTATCAGCATTTCACTGTGCGTCAGCTGATGATGCAGCCTTCTGCAGTTCTTACCGAACATGACAGTATGGACGAGGTGATGCAGAAATTTGATAAAACCGATGCCGCCCAACTGCCAGTGGTTGATGTGGCAGGCGTACTGAAGGGTTACATCAGCCGTACTAGAATCTATTCCATGTACAGGCAGATTGTAGCGGATATGTCGGCAGAGTAG
- the fmt gene encoding methionyl-tRNA formyltransferase, giving the protein MEKKDLRIVFMGTPEFAVESLKRLVEGGYNVVAVVTQPDKPVGRHQDTLQPSQVKQYAVEHGLPVLQPVKMKDPDFVEQLRSYQADLQVVVAFRMLPEVVWAMPKYGTFNVHAALLPQYRGAAPINWAVINGEKETGVTTFFLDHDIDTGRIILQKRFPIPETANVEYVYDGLMHLGAELALETIDALIAADGNIGSIPQSEMIGQGAELKPAPKIFKDTCRIDFHKPAKQVYDFIRGLSPYPGAWTEIKKKETVVFFDDPKGDDDYVRFPEPTAHPSHKQSTQKIQVLKIFSTHLSCMKRGDAPVGSLRVEGKSLQVACLDEWLIIQELQLSGKKRMDASAFLNGMKDIAYYECLKKDVNDDF; this is encoded by the coding sequence ATGGAGAAGAAGGATTTGAGAATTGTTTTTATGGGAACACCAGAGTTTGCGGTGGAATCCCTCAAGCGCCTGGTAGAGGGCGGTTACAACGTGGTGGCTGTGGTTACGCAGCCTGATAAACCGGTGGGCAGACATCAGGATACGCTGCAACCTTCGCAGGTTAAGCAGTATGCCGTAGAGCATGGTTTACCGGTGCTGCAGCCTGTAAAGATGAAGGACCCTGACTTTGTGGAGCAGTTGCGTTCTTATCAGGCTGACTTGCAGGTGGTAGTTGCTTTCCGCATGCTGCCAGAGGTGGTTTGGGCGATGCCGAAATATGGTACATTTAATGTACATGCAGCCCTCCTTCCGCAGTATCGCGGTGCGGCGCCTATCAACTGGGCAGTGATTAATGGCGAGAAGGAGACGGGTGTTACCACCTTCTTCCTCGACCACGATATTGATACCGGTCGCATCATCCTGCAGAAACGTTTTCCTATTCCGGAGACGGCAAATGTGGAGTATGTTTATGACGGGTTGATGCATCTTGGTGCTGAATTGGCGCTGGAAACCATTGATGCGCTCATCGCTGCCGATGGCAATATCGGTTCCATTCCTCAGAGCGAAATGATAGGACAGGGTGCCGAACTTAAGCCGGCTCCGAAAATCTTCAAGGATACCTGCCGCATCGACTTCCACAAGCCTGCCAAGCAGGTGTATGATTTCATCCGCGGTCTTTCTCCATACCCTGGTGCATGGACTGAAATTAAGAAGAAGGAGACAGTAGTATTCTTTGACGATCCTAAGGGAGATGATGATTACGTGAGGTTCCCTGAGCCTACTGCTCATCCATCCCATAAGCAAAGTACACAGAAAATTCAGGTACTTAAGATTTTTTCTACCCATCTTTCATGTATGAAGCGTGGTGATGCGCCTGTGGGATCGCTCCGCGTTGAGGGGAAGTCGTTACAAGTAGCCTGCCTTGACGAATGGCTCATTATTCAGGAGTTGCAGCTCAGTGGCAAGAAACGCATGGATGCTTCTGCTTTTCTCAATGGTATGAAGGACATAGCTTATTATGAGTGTTTGAAGAAAGATGTTAATGACGATTTTTAA
- a CDS encoding L-threonylcarbamoyladenylate synthase: MTVEEDIKHAVECMRKGGVILYPTDTVWGIGCDATNPEAVKKVYEIKKRDDSKALICLIDSADRMARYFRNVPQVAWDFIDAAMPVKPTTVILDDASGVANNLVAEDGSLAMRITYEPFSKQLCYRFQKPIVSTSANVSGEPAAQNYRDISEEILNAVDYVCWSRRQEHKPHQPSSIVKIAKDGEVKVIR, from the coding sequence ATGACTGTAGAAGAAGACATCAAGCATGCTGTAGAGTGCATGCGAAAGGGTGGAGTGATACTCTATCCTACAGATACCGTATGGGGCATAGGATGCGACGCCACCAACCCTGAAGCGGTAAAGAAAGTTTATGAAATAAAGAAACGTGACGATTCTAAGGCGCTTATCTGCCTGATAGATTCTGCTGACCGCATGGCGCGTTATTTCCGCAATGTGCCACAGGTAGCATGGGATTTCATCGATGCTGCCATGCCTGTAAAGCCTACTACGGTTATTCTTGATGATGCGAGTGGTGTGGCTAATAATTTGGTAGCAGAGGATGGAAGTCTGGCGATGCGTATAACCTATGAGCCTTTCTCCAAACAACTCTGTTACCGTTTTCAGAAGCCTATTGTAAGTACAAGTGCTAATGTGAGTGGTGAGCCTGCTGCACAGAATTATCGCGACATCTCCGAGGAAATCCTCAATGCTGTAGATTATGTTTGCTGGAGCCGCCGTCAGGAGCATAAACCTCATCAGCCTTCCAGCATCGTTAAGATTGCTAAGGATGGTGAAGTGAAAGTAATCAGATAA
- the secG gene encoding preprotein translocase subunit SecG: MAYTLLVVLIVLVAILMIFIVLIQESKGGGLASNFSSTNSIMGVRKTTDIVEKLTWGLAAALVVISVACAYVAPQAAGESSVLEGATQEQTALPAMPGASKDAAAGAQKAVPAAGADAQKAAPVVPTSPAK, from the coding sequence ATGGCTTACACATTATTAGTAGTATTAATCGTCCTGGTAGCTATCCTGATGATTTTCATCGTGCTCATCCAGGAATCAAAGGGAGGTGGACTTGCAAGTAACTTCTCTTCAACCAACTCAATCATGGGTGTTCGCAAGACCACTGACATTGTTGAGAAATTAACATGGGGCCTCGCTGCAGCCTTGGTTGTCATCAGCGTGGCATGTGCTTATGTAGCCCCTCAGGCAGCTGGCGAAAGCAGTGTTTTGGAGGGAGCCACTCAGGAGCAGACCGCTCTTCCTGCTATGCCAGGTGCTAGCAAGGATGCAGCAGCAGGTGCTCAGAAGGCTGTTCCTGCAGCTGGTGCAGATGCCCAGAAGGCAGCTCCAGTTGTTCCAACAAGCCCTGCAAAATAA
- a CDS encoding LptE family protein, translating to MKHIRAYLYIIGVTLMVAVMAACSVSYKFNGASIDYTKTKTIQIADFPIRSSYVWGPMGPMFNNELKDKFASNTQLIQVSRNGDLKIEGEITQYSQRNKSVSSEGYSAQTELSITVNVRFTNTKNHAEDFEKQFTSAKTYDTTQSLASVQEELVTQIIKDLVDQIFNATVANW from the coding sequence ATGAAGCATATACGCGCGTACCTATATATAATAGGAGTCACACTGATGGTGGCGGTCATGGCAGCATGCTCCGTGAGCTACAAGTTCAACGGTGCCAGCATCGACTACACCAAAACCAAGACCATACAGATAGCCGACTTCCCTATCAGAAGTTCGTATGTGTGGGGTCCGATGGGTCCGATGTTCAACAACGAACTCAAGGATAAGTTTGCCAGCAACACCCAGCTCATACAGGTGTCACGCAACGGAGACCTGAAGATAGAGGGCGAAATCACCCAATATTCTCAGCGCAACAAGTCGGTTAGTTCTGAGGGATACTCAGCACAGACCGAGCTCAGTATCACCGTAAACGTACGTTTCACCAACACCAAGAACCATGCCGAGGACTTCGAAAAGCAGTTTACATCTGCCAAGACCTACGACACCACTCAGAGCCTTGCCTCGGTGCAGGAAGAACTGGTAACCCAGATTATCAAAGACCTGGTAGACCAGATATTCAACGCTACGGTAGCTAACTGGTAA
- a CDS encoding sigma-54 interaction domain-containing protein, with protein MDTSELQKIKQRYNIVGNSDGLNHALDVALQVAPTDLSVLIIGESGVGKEIIPRVIHDNSPRRREKYFAINCGSIPEGTIDSELFGHEKGSFTGAIGESEGYFGIANKGTIFLDEVGELPIQTQARLLRVLETGEYIRVGGTEIRKTDVRIVAATNVNMRKAVSEGRFREDLYYRLNTIPIQMPALRERGDDILLLFRLFAMQMAEKYRLPKISLSDEAKQIMLKYKWPGNVRQLKNITEQMSVLSREREIDAQTLTQFIPRDEESTQLATIQKDGKDDHSYSSERELLYKILYELRGNVSDLRREMNSLRKQLDKARQLGGTGGYVSPVQPNTQVAPVSSVSPVPAVSSVPSVSPVSSVPPITDLDELQHIRQEIATRGIRGTYKPEAEDAEIEEIKEENENLNLSDLSKQMIEKALERNNGNRKKAAEELGISDRTLYRKINKYKL; from the coding sequence ATGGATACTTCCGAACTACAAAAGATAAAACAACGCTACAATATCGTCGGTAACAGCGACGGATTGAACCATGCGCTCGACGTAGCCCTACAGGTAGCGCCGACCGATCTCTCCGTGCTCATCATTGGCGAGAGCGGTGTGGGTAAGGAAATCATTCCAAGGGTGATTCACGACAATTCGCCACGCCGCAGAGAGAAATATTTCGCCATCAACTGTGGAAGCATTCCGGAGGGAACCATTGACAGCGAACTCTTCGGACATGAGAAGGGTTCCTTCACTGGAGCCATAGGCGAAAGCGAAGGATACTTCGGTATTGCCAACAAGGGTACCATCTTCCTCGACGAGGTGGGCGAACTCCCGATTCAGACGCAGGCAAGACTGCTGCGCGTGCTCGAAACGGGAGAATACATCCGCGTGGGTGGAACTGAGATAAGGAAAACGGATGTCCGCATCGTGGCAGCCACCAACGTAAACATGCGCAAGGCTGTGAGCGAAGGACGCTTTCGCGAGGACCTCTACTACCGCCTCAACACCATCCCGATACAGATGCCTGCATTGAGAGAGCGTGGCGACGACATCCTCCTGCTCTTCCGCCTCTTCGCCATGCAGATGGCCGAAAAATACCGTCTGCCTAAGATTTCACTCTCAGATGAGGCCAAGCAGATCATGCTGAAATACAAGTGGCCGGGAAATGTGAGACAGCTCAAGAACATTACCGAACAGATGTCAGTGCTGAGCCGAGAAAGAGAAATCGATGCACAGACTCTCACTCAGTTTATTCCGAGAGATGAGGAGTCTACACAGCTCGCCACCATACAGAAGGATGGCAAGGACGACCATAGCTACTCCAGCGAGCGCGAACTGCTATACAAGATTCTCTACGAACTGAGGGGCAACGTGAGCGACCTGAGACGAGAGATGAACAGCCTGCGCAAGCAACTCGATAAGGCACGCCAGTTGGGCGGTACAGGCGGATATGTTTCTCCGGTTCAGCCGAATACCCAGGTAGCTCCAGTATCATCCGTATCTCCGGTTCCGGCCGTATCATCCGTTCCATCGGTTTCTCCGGTATCGTCCGTACCTCCGATTACCGATCTCGATGAGCTACAACACATCCGTCAGGAAATAGCTACAAGAGGCATTAGGGGCACTTACAAACCCGAAGCCGAGGATGCTGAGATAGAGGAGATCAAGGAAGAAAACGAGAATCTGAACCTCAGCGACCTTAGCAAGCAGATGATAGAAAAGGCATTGGAGAGAAACAACGGAAACCGCAAGAAAGCGGCAGAAGAACTGGGAATCTCCGACAGAACTCTGTACAGAAAGATTAACAAATATAAGTTATGA
- a CDS encoding PdxA family dehydrogenase, translating to MDSKKIRVAITHGDTNGIGYELIFKAFSEPEMLEYCTPIIYGSPKVAAYYRKAMNLPAQFSIIQKAEDAEDGRINLLPAVDEEVKVDMGMPTQESGTAAIKALDRAMTDYRDELFDVLVTAPVNNQNAQFEGFQFKGHKEYIETCLGEGAKGLSILCGGDLRIASVTGKTPLKDVPTAITQELIIEKVKQMHTSLKRDFMITNPRIAVLALNPSNNGEESCGPEEASIIIPAIDQLAEQKIQAFGPYPTDEFFGNGHFVEFDGIMAMYHDQATTPFHSLYTEDGVLFTAGLPLVHTAANTTPSYSITGCNEADAISFRHAIYLALDAFCNREDYDEAYENPLPKLYHEKRDESEKVRFSIPKKKG from the coding sequence ATGGACAGCAAAAAGATTAGAGTGGCCATCACTCACGGAGATACCAACGGTATCGGATACGAACTCATTTTTAAGGCATTCAGTGAGCCAGAGATGTTGGAGTATTGTACCCCTATCATCTACGGTTCGCCTAAAGTGGCAGCTTATTACCGCAAGGCGATGAATCTGCCTGCCCAGTTCTCCATCATCCAGAAAGCAGAAGATGCTGAAGACGGAAGAATCAACCTCCTGCCAGCCGTAGACGAGGAGGTAAAGGTTGACATGGGCATGCCTACTCAGGAATCGGGTACGGCAGCCATCAAGGCACTTGACCGAGCCATGACCGACTACCGCGACGAACTCTTCGACGTGCTCGTTACCGCACCGGTAAACAACCAGAACGCACAATTTGAGGGCTTCCAGTTCAAGGGTCACAAGGAATACATAGAAACTTGCCTGGGCGAAGGTGCCAAGGGCCTTTCCATCCTCTGCGGCGGCGACCTTCGCATCGCATCCGTAACCGGAAAGACTCCGCTCAAGGACGTGCCGACAGCTATCACCCAGGAGCTCATCATCGAGAAGGTGAAGCAGATGCACACATCACTGAAGCGAGACTTCATGATTACCAACCCGCGCATCGCCGTGCTCGCCCTGAATCCTAGCAACAACGGTGAGGAGAGCTGCGGACCAGAGGAAGCCAGCATCATCATCCCAGCCATTGACCAGCTTGCCGAGCAGAAAATACAAGCTTTTGGTCCTTACCCTACTGACGAGTTCTTCGGCAACGGCCATTTCGTAGAGTTCGACGGCATCATGGCCATGTATCATGATCAGGCTACTACCCCGTTCCATTCTCTCTACACCGAGGATGGCGTACTCTTTACTGCCGGCCTGCCACTCGTGCACACCGCCGCCAACACCACTCCTAGCTACAGCATCACGGGCTGCAACGAAGCCGATGCAATCTCCTTCCGCCACGCCATCTACTTGGCGCTGGATGCCTTCTGCAACCGCGAAGACTATGATGAGGCCTACGAGAATCCACTGCCTAAACTCTACCACGAGAAGCGTGACGAGAGCGAGAAGGTAAGATTCTCCATCCCTAAGAAAAAGGGATAA
- a CDS encoding DUF4837 family protein — translation MVRESLKILLAGCLLFLFLASCSPGGGRNRKLPKSTGQPYEVVLEGDTDSIVTKILTEEVPALPQPEPLCRLIQVKKGKIHGSYLLVRTRIVVNIPAAEFSVRLSRNENASPQTVIRISARSLQQLREKLNPEKLRQFVDETELEHLASIISTNPSKQNREMQQLVKKNFGISMIIPAEMQASKKAGNFIWISNNASSGMKNLILMKVKREERRGKANSDAFPAQEKQQIDSMLRTNMPGETDSMYMIIPVLSEKGLWEMKGDAMGGPYVMRRIRLRKTGDEIIIIGFVYAPEMKKKILIKQLEAAISTIK, via the coding sequence ATGGTTAGAGAATCTTTAAAGATCCTACTTGCCGGCTGTCTTTTGTTCCTTTTTCTGGCAAGTTGCAGCCCGGGAGGAGGAAGAAACAGAAAACTGCCCAAGAGCACAGGACAGCCTTACGAGGTGGTACTCGAGGGAGATACCGACAGCATCGTTACGAAGATACTGACGGAAGAGGTGCCTGCCCTGCCCCAACCCGAACCGCTCTGCCGGCTCATCCAGGTTAAGAAGGGCAAGATCCACGGCAGCTACCTGCTCGTAAGAACTCGCATCGTAGTGAACATCCCGGCAGCGGAATTCTCAGTCAGGCTGAGCCGCAACGAGAATGCTTCACCGCAGACCGTCATCCGCATCTCTGCCCGCTCGCTGCAACAACTCAGAGAGAAACTCAACCCCGAGAAACTGCGCCAGTTCGTAGATGAGACTGAACTGGAGCACCTCGCCTCCATCATCTCCACCAACCCGAGCAAGCAGAACCGCGAGATGCAGCAGCTGGTAAAGAAGAACTTCGGCATCAGCATGATCATCCCTGCCGAAATGCAAGCAAGCAAGAAGGCCGGGAACTTCATCTGGATTTCAAACAACGCCAGTTCGGGCATGAAGAACCTCATCCTCATGAAAGTGAAGAGGGAAGAACGAAGAGGGAAAGCCAATTCTGATGCTTTTCCTGCTCAAGAGAAGCAGCAGATTGACAGCATGCTCCGCACAAACATGCCCGGCGAAACCGACAGCATGTACATGATAATCCCGGTCCTTTCAGAAAAAGGACTCTGGGAGATGAAGGGCGACGCCATGGGAGGTCCCTACGTGATGAGGCGCATCCGCCTGAGAAAAACGGGGGATGAAATCATCATCATCGGCTTCGTCTATGCGCCCGAAATGAAAAAGAAAATATTAATCAAGCAGCTAGAAGCTGCGATTTCTACTATAAAATAA
- the rlmN gene encoding 23S rRNA (adenine(2503)-C(2))-methyltransferase RlmN, with the protein MNNEKKYLLGLTLAELKQVAKDLGMPAFTGGQMAKWLYEQHVKSIDEMTNISKANRAKLAAEYEIGCFGYSDAQHSVDGTIKYLFPTRSGKFVETVYIPDKDRATLCVSSQVGCKMNCLFCQTGKQGFEGSLPAGDILNQVYSLPEVDKLTNIVFMGQGEPMDNLDNVLRATEILTANYGWAWSPKRITVSSVGVKNKLKRFLEESDCHVAISMHDPIPSERAELMPAERGMGIEQVVELLRNYDFSHQRRLSFEYIVFKGVNDSMQHAKAIIKLVKGLDCRFNLIRFHQIPDIPLQGVDDEKMEQFRDYLTQHGVFTTIRASRGQDIYAACGLLSTSKKIGEIREHEDEEKMNK; encoded by the coding sequence ATGAATAATGAAAAAAAATATCTTTTGGGCCTTACACTTGCCGAATTGAAGCAGGTGGCAAAGGACTTAGGCATGCCCGCCTTCACCGGTGGGCAGATGGCGAAGTGGCTCTATGAGCAGCATGTGAAGAGCATTGACGAGATGACCAACATCTCTAAGGCGAACCGTGCCAAACTCGCTGCCGAATACGAAATAGGATGCTTCGGATATTCCGATGCACAACATTCGGTGGATGGTACCATCAAGTACCTCTTCCCTACCCGGAGCGGCAAATTTGTCGAGACGGTTTACATCCCCGACAAAGACCGCGCCACGCTTTGCGTTTCTTCGCAGGTGGGATGCAAGATGAACTGCCTGTTCTGCCAGACCGGCAAGCAGGGGTTTGAGGGCAGCTTGCCTGCAGGCGACATTCTGAACCAGGTTTACTCGCTGCCGGAGGTGGACAAGCTTACCAACATCGTGTTCATGGGCCAGGGCGAGCCGATGGATAATCTCGACAATGTGCTGCGCGCCACAGAGATTCTCACCGCCAACTACGGCTGGGCATGGAGCCCGAAGCGCATCACGGTAAGTTCGGTGGGCGTGAAGAACAAGCTGAAGCGGTTCCTGGAAGAGAGCGACTGCCATGTGGCCATCAGTATGCACGACCCTATCCCTTCTGAGCGCGCTGAACTGATGCCTGCCGAAAGGGGCATGGGCATTGAGCAGGTAGTAGAACTGCTGAGGAACTATGATTTCTCTCATCAACGCCGCCTGAGTTTCGAATACATCGTCTTTAAGGGCGTAAACGACAGTATGCAGCATGCCAAGGCCATCATCAAACTGGTGAAGGGACTTGACTGCCGCTTCAACCTGATCCGTTTCCACCAAATTCCAGACATTCCTCTGCAAGGTGTGGATGATGAGAAGATGGAGCAGTTCCGTGATTACCTCACCCAGCATGGTGTCTTCACCACCATCCGTGCCAGCCGCGGCCAAGACATCTACGCCGCCTGCGGTCTGCTCAGCACCTCGAAGAAAATCGGAGAAATCCGTGAGCACGAGGATGAAGAGAAGATGAATAAGTAA